One window of the Lemur catta isolate mLemCat1 chromosome 6, mLemCat1.pri, whole genome shotgun sequence genome contains the following:
- the LOC123640422 gene encoding tubulin alpha-1A chain: MRECISIHVGQAGVQIGNACWELYCLEHGIQPDGQMPSDKTIGGGDDSFNTFFSETGAGKHVPRAVFVDLEPTVIDEVRTGTYRQLFHPEQLITGKEDAANNYARGHYTIGKEIIDLVLDRIRKLADQCTGLQGFLVFHSFGGGTGSGFTSLLMERLSVDYGKKSKLEFSIYPAPQVSTAVVEPYNSILTTHTTLEHSDCAFMVDNEAIYDICRRNLDIERPTYTNLNRLIGQIVSSITASLRFDGALNVDLTEFQTNLVPYPRIHFPLATYAPVISAEKAYHEQLSVAEITNACFEPANQMVKCDPRHGKYMACCLLYRGDVVPKDVNAAIATIKTKRTIQFVDWCPTGFKVGINYQPPTVVPGGDLAKVQRAVCMLSNTTAIAEAWARLDHKFDLMYAKRAFVHWYVGEGMEEGEFSEAREDMAALEKDYEEVGVDSVEGEGEEEGEEY, encoded by the exons ATG CGTGAATGCATCTCCATCCACGTTGGCCAGGCTGGTGTCCAGATTGGCAATGCCTGCTGGGAGCTCTACTGCCTGGAACACGGCATCCAGCCTGATGGCCAGATGCCAAGTGACAAGACCATTGGGGGAGGAGATGACTCCTTCAACACCTTCTTCAGTGAGACGGGCGCTGGCAAGCATGTGCCCAGGGCAGTGTTTGTAGACCTGGAACCCACAGTCATTG atgAAGTTCGCACTGGTACCTACCGCCAGCTCTTCCACCCTGAGCAGCTCATCACAGGCAAGGAAGATGCTGCCAATAACTATGCCCGTGGGCACTACACCATTGGCAAGGAGATCATTGACCTCGTCTTGGACCGAATTCGTAAACTG GCCGACCAGTGCACAGGTCTTCAGGGCTTCTTGGTTTTCCACAGCTTTGGTGGGGGAACTGGTTCTGGGTTCACCTCTCTGCTGATGGAGCGCCTCTCTGTCGATTACGGCAAGAAGTCCAAGCTGGAATTCTCCATTTACCCAGCCCCCCAGGTTTCCACAGCTGTAGTTGAACCCTACAACTCCATCCTCACCACCCACACCACCCTGGAGCACTCTGACTGTGCCTTCATGGTAGACAATGAGGCCATCTATGACATCTGTCGTAGAAACCTTGACATTGAGCGCCCAACCTACACTAACCTGAATAGGTTGATAGGTCAAATTGTGTCCTCCATCACCGCTTCCCTCAGATTTGATGGAGCCCTGAATGTTGATCTGACAGAATTCCAGACCAACCTGGTGCCCTATCCCCGCATCCACTTCCCTCTGGCCACATATGCTCCTGTGATCTCTGCTGAGAAAGCCTACCATGAACAGCTTTCTGTAGCAGAGATTACCAATGCTTGCTTTGAGCCAGCCAACCAGATGGTGAAATGTGACCCTCGCCACGGTAAATACATGGCTTGCTGCCTGTTGTACCGTGGTGATGTGGTTCCCAAAGATGTCAATGCTGCCATTGCCACCATCAAGACCAAGCGTACCATCCAGTTTGTGGATTGGTGTCCCACTGGCTTCAAGGTTGGCATCAATTACCAGCCTCCCACTGTGGTACCTGGTGGTGACCTGGCCAAGGTACAGAGAGCTGTGTGCATGCTGAGCAACACCACAGCCATTGCTGAGGCCTGGGCTCGCCTGGACCACAAGTTTGACCTGATGTATGCCAAGCGTGCCTTTGTTCACTGGTACGTGGGTgaggggatggaggaaggagagtTTTCTGAGGCCCGTGAGGACATGGCTGCCCTTGAGAAGGATTATGAGGAGGTTGGTGTGGATTCTGTTGAAGGAGAGggtgaggaagaaggagaggaatACTAA
- the LOC123640424 gene encoding tubulin alpha-1B chain — MRECISIHVGQAGVQIGNACWELYCLEHGIQPDGQMPSDKTIGGGDDSFNTFFSETGAGKHVPRAVFVDLEPTVIDEVRTGTYRQLFHPEQLITGKEDAANNYARGHYTIGKEIIDLVLDRIRKLADQCTGLQGFLVFHSFGGGTGSGFTSLLMERLSVDYGKKSKLEFSIYPAPQVSTAVVEPYNSILTTHTTLEHSDCAFMVDNEAIYDICRRNLDIERPTYTNLNRLISQIVSSITASLRFDGALNVDLTEFQTNLVPYPRIHFPLATYAPVISAEKAYHEQLSVAEITNACFEPANQMVKCDPRHGKYMACCLLYRGDVVPKDVNAAIATIKTKRSIQFVDWCPTGFKVGINYQPPTVVPGGDLAKVQRAVCMLSNTTAIAEAWARLDHKFDLMYAKRAFVHWYVGEGMEEGEFSEAREDMAALEKDYEEVGVDSVEGEGEEEGEEY, encoded by the exons ATG CGTGAGTGCATCTCCATCCACGTTGGCCAGGCTGGTGTCCAGATTGGCAATGCCTGCTGGGAGCTCTACTGCCTGGAACACGGCATCCAGCCTGATGGCCAGATGCCAAGTGACAAGACCATTGGGGGAGGAGATGACTCCTTCAACACCTTCTTCAGTGAGACGGGCGCTGGCAAGCATGTGCCCAGGGCAGTGTTTGTAGACCTGGAACCCACAGTCATTG atgAAGTTCGCACTGGTACCTACCGCCAGCTCTTCCACCCTGAGCAGCTCATCACAGGCAAGGAAGATGCTGCCAATAACTATGCCCGTGGGCACTACACCATTGGCAAGGAGATCATTGACCTCGTCTTAGACCGAATTCGTAAACTG GCTGACCAGTGCACAGGTCTTCAGGGCTTCTTGGTTTTCCACAGCTTTGGTGGGGGAACTGGTTCTGGGTTCACCTCTCTGCTGATGGAGCGCCTCTCTGTCGATTACGGCAAGAAGTCCAAGCTGGAATTCTCCATTTACCCAGCCCCCCAGGTTTCCACAGCTGTAGTTGAACCCTACAACTCCATCCTCACCACCCACACCACCCTGGAGCACTCTGATTGTGCCTTCATGGTAGACAATGAGGCCATCTATGACATCTGTCGTAGAAACCTTGACATTGAGCGCCCAACCTACACTAACCTGAACCGCCTTATTAGCCAGATTGTGTCCTCCATCACCGCTTCCCTCAGATTTGATGGAGCCCTGAATGTTGATCTGACAGAATTCCAGACCAACCTGGTGCCCTATCCCCGCATCCACTTCCCTCTGGCCACATACGCCCCTGTGATCTCTGCTGAGAAAGCCTACCATGAACAGCTTTCTGTAGCAGAGATCACCAATGCTTGCTTTGAGCCAGCCAACCAGATGGTAAAATGTGACCCTCGCCACGGTAAATACATGGCTTGCTGCCTGTTGTACCGTGGTGATGTGGTTCCCAAAGATGTCAATGCTGCCATTGCCACCATCAAGACCAAGCGCAGCATCCAGTTTGTGGATTGGTGTCCCACTGGCTTCAAGGTTGGCATCAATTACCAGCCTCCCACTGTGGTACCTGGTGGTGACCTGGCCAAGGTACAGAGAGCCGTGTGCATGCTGAGCAACACCACAGCCATTGCTGAGGCCTGGGCTCGCCTGGACCACAAGTTTGACCTGATGTATGCCAAGCGTGCCTTTGTTCACTGGTACGTGGGTgaggggatggaggaaggagagtTTTCTGAGGCCCGTGAGGACATGGCTGCCCTTGAGAAGGATTATGAGGAGGTTGGTGTGGATTCTGTTGAAGGAGAGggtgaggaagaaggagaggaatACTAA